The sequence CATAAACTGCTCAGTTTTCTTATGccttatgtatatataattagaaatgaGATACTTCCAACAGTATGAGTTCTCAAAAATGGATTGTTATGTATTCTGAATATCTCATTGCATTCATGTTCTCTTGTTTTACAGTTTGTGGGAAAATCTTGTGCTCTGCGactcaatataattttttttcctgcATCGTGtttgtttcttatattgaatctctttcttcttcctgaGGAATTGCATTATGATAACTCTTTTGCTGACGAAGCAATCCTTGGTGTTCCATATTTTTTCTGTTTATGCCTTGATGGTGATTTTGCCGGTACTCTTATAGAGTAtctaaatttattgatttgttgcAGGTGCTGGGGGTTATTCTTACCTGTATGAACCACTTTGGTGGATTGGAATGATTACAAGTAATTTTCTCCCCTTATCCTCTTAATGAAATTCAATATTCAACATGATTAGACTTTTCCTGCTAAAAGATAATGCTGGAAACTATCTACAATTTATTGCAAAGTTTGTATACAAATTCAAGTTTACACGTGTACCTCACTTCACATCAATGTGTATACACTGTATAGTTCTCTACTACATTACACTAAATTGTAGAGATACTAGTTTTCatcagttttcttttcttcttttaatgttatgAAGCTTATTCAAAGTTTGAGGCATTTCTGACATGGATATTGTCATTATGGCAGTGATTGTTGGGGAAATTGCTAATTTTGCAGCTTATGCATTTGCACCAGCTATTCTGGTCACTCCTCTTGGTGCACTTAGCATCATTATCAGGCAAGTGAAAAGTACAAAGTTgactataatatttaaaatatgaatgcTGGATTCCATTTTTCTTGCAGTTCTGTGCTAGCACATGTTATTTTACGAGAGAGGTTGCACATGTTTGGGATTCTTGGTTGTGCTCTATGTGTTGTGGGTTCAACAGCAATTGTATTGCATGCTCCCCAAGAACGTGAGATTGAGTCTGTCAAGGAAGTGTGGGAACTTGCAACAGAGCCAGGTATGATTCCTACTGGGACAAACTATTATCTCTCTTACCATGACAGGATCAAGTCTGTTGCCTTTTTCTTGTCAAtatcttatttaatatttgtaacTCCGTTTTTTGGACATTTGcagcttttcttttgtatgCTGCTTTTGTCATAGGAGCAGTGTTCATAATCATTATCCGTGTTATACCCCAGTATGGCCAGAGTCATGTTTTGGTCTATATAGCAGTTTGTTCACTTGTTGGTTCACTGTCGGTATGTGTCAGTTTACTCTATTTTGAATCTTAAACGTGTGTTTGTTTGTTTACATGCATGCTTATCCCATAGTTGTTCAAATTATCTTCCCTGCAAACTCTGACAGGTCATGAGTGTCAAAGCGCTTAGTATTGCTCTGAAGCTAACATTCTCAGGAATGAATCAGTTAGTCTATCCCCAAACGTGGGTCTTTACATTGGTTGTAATTACCTGTGTGATCACTCAGATGAACTATTTAAACAAGGTATGGCTTTTGTAAGGCGTTCTTTATCAGTCCCTTCTCCCTTGTAAATTGGAAGGATATTTAAATGCTTATTCATCGTTCTCGTTCAATGTCATTATTAACCATCCACAGAATGCTAgtccaaattaaaattataagcaACGCCTTTTCTGTTCAtgccattttattttttttagtttgttgTATGAGTAATAAAAAGAGTCAGCTCATATAAagcacaaagaaaaaaaacaccaCGTGCTATAAGGTGGTGTTCTAAAGAACTATAAATTAACTGCTGCAAGTTTAAGAGCTAATAAGGGCTGAATAATTTGAATGCTGACAAATTAAGAGcctattaattgaattaataatggctaaaatttgaaaaagagaaatctgCTGTATATTGagtcaaattattttataaatatcatatctaaatataaatatgaaaaagcaTTACAAATTGGCTGGGATGTAATAGTTGCAATGATAAAAATACAAGGTGATGATGATATGGATGGTAGTGGGGATGATGATGTTTGTGGTTGTAATTCTTATTGTTGGATGTTTGGGTTGACATTAGTGGCAGCAACAATGAAAGATGGTTCCAGTGGCGCAGAGATGATGTGGACCTGGTAGTAGTTATTATGGTATTATTGGTAGATAAGATACATAGTAGTTATTCTGCTGTTGCTTAGGACAGAATCATCATTAACTGAAAGTATGAAgtaaaattttttacttttgccATCAGTGATTTGAGCATTATAAAATGTGCTTAAAAGCTAATGCATCagaagttcttgaaagaactaAAGGAAGTTAATAAACCAAAATTTctgttaaaacatttttagtCCTTCTTTACCCGATAAAGATATTGAACAAAATGAACTGATGAAAAGTTTAAATTGAAGTGCTTAATTTGGGTTACAAACACCACCTAAGTCATATCTTTTCCCCTTGACGaagtaaaatttttttgacacaTTTTAGGTAAGGAGCTATAAATTGAATACTGAGAGCAATTATactttatagatatttttagattaaaaaagtTCTAAGGGTAAGATTGTAAATTCTCTCTTTCACAAACACTGCCAATTAGTTGTGGTTTTTTgagaaaatctgaaattttttcTCAATTGCAGGCTCTTGATACATTTAACACAGCAGTTGTATCCCCTATATACTATGTGATGTTTACATCCTTAACCATTTTGGCCAGCGTCATCATGTTTAAGGTAATGCATATACACCTggtaaatttgattttcattttttttaattcttttcccTGTGGGTTTATTCTATCCCCCACCCCTTTTCTGAATTGATGCAATTGAAGTTCTGTGCGATGTGACAGACCTAATCCTGTCATTTAATGTTAAATCATAGGCATGCAAGTACCTGCCACTTGGGCTGCAAAGTATATTTTAAGCCTTAATTCTATTTAGCTCTGAACTGCATGATTACATCAAACTTAATCATCAGCATGCCTGACATTTAGCACACACGTACCCTCTTCCCCTCACAATAGAGAAGAAAGGTTATTCAGTTAGTGAGGCAAGGTAGTTGGATATCATTGAAAAATAGGAAAGTACGTTACCAAAAGATTTCCTCAGATTATGTCTTCATGTCTCCTATTCCAGATCACGGGTTATAATTTGATATCCCTTAGAA is a genomic window of Ricinus communis isolate WT05 ecotype wild-type chromosome 2, ASM1957865v1, whole genome shotgun sequence containing:
- the LOC8262734 gene encoding probable magnesium transporter NIPA4 isoform X2 produces the protein MGDSYKGMSSDNIKGLVLALSSSFFIGASFIVKKKGLKKAASSGLRAGAGGYSYLYEPLWWIGMITMIVGEIANFAAYAFAPAILVTPLGALSIIISSVLAHVILRERLHMFGILGCALCVVGSTAIVLHAPQEREIESVKEVWELATEPAFLLYAAFVIGAVFIIIIRVIPQYGQSHVLVYIAVCSLVGSLSVMSVKALSIALKLTFSGMNQLVYPQTWVFTLVVITCVITQMNYLNKALDTFNTAVVSPIYYVMFTSLTILASVIMFKISNRFQFAEKRVKEKDFRC
- the LOC8262734 gene encoding probable magnesium transporter NIPA4 isoform X1; the encoded protein is MGDSYKGMSSDNIKGLVLALSSSFFIGASFIVKKKGLKKAASSGLRAGAGGYSYLYEPLWWIGMITMIVGEIANFAAYAFAPAILVTPLGALSIIISSVLAHVILRERLHMFGILGCALCVVGSTAIVLHAPQEREIESVKEVWELATEPAFLLYAAFVIGAVFIIIIRVIPQYGQSHVLVYIAVCSLVGSLSVMSVKALSIALKLTFSGMNQLVYPQTWVFTLVVITCVITQMNYLNKALDTFNTAVVSPIYYVMFTSLTILASVIMFKDWDRQNPTQIVTEMCGFVTILSGTFLLHKTKDMVEGSSPSLPLSIPKHSEEDGFQPEGIPLRRQASLRQA